A single Helicobacter sp. 'house sparrow 1' DNA region contains:
- a CDS encoding sialidase family protein, with protein sequence MRHFFTFLFALVLLGSIAYYNLSKHQEFEFVTPSATATNSPISVYKQEDIPMPKGVQSAHSSTITFIDKNHLLSAYFAGSREGAKDVAIYGNIYTNYQWSDAFVILTPKQLMEDSKEYISKLGNPVLYNLDDTLHLFVVGVSIGGWATSKIYHYTSKNNPRSIHFTFQKALHLSPFLNLSNLVRTAPIEIIFNTKQKGVVLPIYHELANKYPLLAVLDSKGKILEISKPNNAYGLLQPSITTLDSTHCLLAFRAHKKANSILYTQECDTQLHYKPLIKTNLVNEDNSLALFTLNHQTYLLHNSRNENLTRGKLTLSELTSLDYFEKLLDIDSTSTKDGEVSYPFILLNGDLLHLTYTVDRKFIRHLYFNATYLDNLTKREKYK encoded by the coding sequence ATGAGGCACTTTTTTACATTTCTTTTTGCCCTAGTCTTATTGGGAAGCATTGCTTATTATAATCTTTCTAAACATCAAGAGTTTGAGTTTGTTACCCCCTCTGCTACAGCAACAAATTCCCCAATAAGTGTTTATAAACAAGAAGATATTCCTATGCCAAAGGGTGTTCAATCTGCACACTCAAGCACTATAACCTTCATAGACAAAAACCATCTCTTAAGCGCTTACTTTGCAGGAAGCAGAGAAGGTGCTAAAGATGTTGCTATCTATGGCAATATCTATACTAATTACCAATGGAGTGATGCCTTTGTTATTCTAACTCCTAAGCAATTAATGGAAGATAGCAAGGAATATATCAGCAAACTTGGCAATCCTGTGCTTTATAACCTTGATGATACTTTACATCTTTTTGTAGTGGGAGTAAGTATTGGAGGCTGGGCCACTAGTAAAATCTATCACTATACTTCAAAAAATAATCCCAGGTCTATCCATTTCACCTTTCAAAAAGCTTTGCATCTTAGCCCCTTTTTAAATCTTAGCAATCTTGTTAGAACCGCACCCATTGAAATTATCTTTAATACCAAACAAAAAGGCGTAGTTCTTCCTATCTATCATGAACTTGCAAATAAATACCCCTTATTGGCTGTGTTAGATTCAAAAGGAAAAATTTTAGAAATATCAAAGCCAAATAATGCCTATGGCTTATTACAGCCCAGTATTACAACCCTAGATTCCACACATTGTCTTTTAGCTTTTAGAGCACACAAAAAAGCAAACTCTATCCTCTATACACAAGAATGCGATACGCAATTGCATTACAAACCTCTTATAAAAACAAATTTAGTCAATGAGGATAATTCCTTGGCACTTTTTACACTCAATCATCAAACCTATTTACTCCACAATTCAAGAAATGAAAATTTAACTCGTGGAAAGCTTACCTTATCAGAACTTACTTCTTTAGATTATTTTGAAAAACTTCTTGACATAGATAGCACAAGTACCAAAGATGGAGAAGTGAGTTATCCTTTTATCCTACTAAATGGAGATCTTTTACATCTTACTTATACTGTAGATAGAAAATTTATCAGGCATTTGTATTTCAATGCAACATACCTAGACAATCTTACAAAAAGGGAGAAATATAAATGA
- the fliI gene encoding flagellar protein export ATPase FliI: MSLENLKTKLKYNFQLSPKYGAIIRITPTIIYASGLSPSLGDIIKIQKESGEYALGMVTIIQGNEFGFAPFSFMEGFRINDKVFLEKEGLLFPVGDALLGRVLDPLGNPIDNQGLLNTTQTTPIITHPIKAMQRGVIHEVFPVGIKAIDGLLTCGKGQKLGIFAGSGVGKSTLMGMIVKGSKAPIKVIALIGERGREVPEFIHKNLNGNLENTVIIVATSDDSALMRKYGAFSAMAVAEYFKNTGRDVLFIMDSVTRFAMAQREIGLALGEPPTSKGYPPSVLSLLPQLMERAGKEEGKGSITAFFTVLVEGDDLSDPIADQSRSILDGHIVLNRELTESGIYPPINILNSASRVSGDIISPQHKNAVRKFKRLYSLLKENEILIRIGSYQKGNDMELDEAIEKKSKMEEFIKQSEEEFFHFDETIQKLLEISL, from the coding sequence ATGTCCCTAGAGAACTTGAAAACAAAGCTTAAATATAACTTTCAGCTTTCCCCAAAATATGGTGCCATTATAAGAATTACACCTACTATCATTTATGCAAGCGGTCTTTCACCTTCTCTTGGAGACATCATAAAAATTCAAAAAGAAAGTGGAGAATATGCACTTGGAATGGTTACTATCATCCAAGGCAATGAATTTGGTTTTGCACCTTTTTCTTTTATGGAAGGGTTTAGGATAAATGATAAGGTTTTTTTAGAAAAAGAAGGACTATTATTTCCTGTTGGAGATGCACTACTTGGAAGAGTTTTAGACCCTCTAGGGAATCCAATTGATAACCAAGGTCTTTTAAATACAACACAAACTACCCCAATTATTACCCATCCCATAAAGGCAATGCAAAGAGGGGTTATTCATGAAGTTTTTCCTGTAGGAATTAAGGCTATAGATGGACTCCTAACTTGTGGTAAAGGACAAAAACTTGGTATTTTTGCAGGGTCTGGTGTAGGAAAATCCACCTTAATGGGGATGATCGTAAAGGGATCTAAAGCTCCAATTAAAGTCATCGCACTGATTGGGGAAAGGGGTAGAGAGGTTCCAGAATTTATCCATAAAAATTTAAATGGGAATCTTGAAAATACCGTCATTATAGTCGCTACAAGCGATGATTCTGCATTGATGAGAAAATATGGTGCATTCTCAGCAATGGCAGTGGCTGAGTATTTTAAAAATACAGGTAGAGATGTTTTATTTATAATGGATTCTGTTACTCGCTTTGCAATGGCACAAAGAGAGATTGGCTTAGCACTTGGGGAACCTCCTACAAGCAAAGGATATCCCCCCTCTGTACTTTCGCTACTTCCACAATTAATGGAAAGAGCAGGAAAAGAAGAAGGTAAAGGTTCTATTACGGCTTTTTTCACGGTTTTAGTTGAAGGAGATGACCTTAGTGATCCAATAGCTGATCAAAGCAGAAGTATTTTAGATGGGCATATAGTCTTAAACAGAGAACTCACAGAATCTGGAATTTATCCACCCATTAATATCTTAAACTCTGCTTCAAGAGTAAGTGGTGATATCATCTCTCCTCAACACAAAAATGCAGTAAGAAAATTTAAACGCCTCTACTCCCTATTAAAGGAAAATGAAATACTCATTCGTATTGGTTCTTATCAAAAGGGCAATGATATGGAGCTTGATGAAGCAATTGAAAAAAAATCAAAAATGGAAGAATTTATCAAACAAAGCGAAGAAGAGTTTTTTCATTTTGATGAGACAATTCAAAAATTATTGGAAATTAGTCTTTGA
- the tig gene encoding trigger factor, producing MNLSTSKLNSANAIANGVIAAKDLENKLTKVATRLAQTIKVDGFRKGKVPLSLVKSRYKDAIKQDAQKEAVQEMLQQAIKDLGVDIKQVIGDPIITKFDEKGEDIDVEIKISLTPEIDLSGVEKCIPEVKIPNIQDKAVKERLDEIAKRETPYIDDTKNKKLEKDDCAVFDFEGFVDGKPFDGGEAKNFELVIGSNRFIAGFEDSMIGMVAGEEKDINVTFPKDYQAENLAGKDAMFKIKLHKIKVKDKIKIDDSFAKKVLAHKEDATLEDLKNQIKSQLELEAKTKLYNEELKEKLVNNLLDTVKFDLPDLIVEQEMDILFRNSLASIQPEELKELQGSVDKAREKRESFRSDAQKSVKITFIVDTLAKKENIVVNDNEVLQTLYYEAMMMGQNPNEVVQHYKDNNLLPAIKMAMIEDRVLHYLLDSKISKKETSEAKEAGASKATKDKKDAKSSTKKKEK from the coding sequence ATGAATTTATCTACAAGCAAGTTAAATAGCGCAAATGCAATTGCAAATGGAGTGATTGCAGCCAAAGATTTAGAGAATAAATTAACAAAAGTTGCAACAAGGTTGGCTCAAACAATCAAGGTTGATGGTTTTAGAAAAGGAAAGGTTCCTTTAAGTTTGGTGAAGAGTCGCTATAAGGATGCTATTAAGCAGGATGCACAAAAAGAGGCAGTGCAAGAAATGCTTCAACAAGCTATCAAGGATTTAGGGGTTGATATAAAACAAGTAATTGGGGATCCAATCATTACAAAATTTGATGAAAAGGGTGAAGATATTGATGTTGAGATTAAAATCTCGCTCACTCCAGAAATTGATTTAAGTGGTGTTGAGAAGTGTATCCCTGAAGTTAAAATTCCAAATATCCAAGATAAGGCGGTTAAAGAGAGACTTGATGAAATTGCAAAGAGAGAAACGCCTTACATAGATGATACAAAAAATAAGAAGCTTGAGAAGGATGATTGTGCGGTATTTGACTTTGAGGGGTTTGTAGATGGAAAGCCTTTTGATGGCGGAGAGGCAAAGAACTTTGAATTGGTAATAGGTAGCAATCGTTTTATAGCAGGTTTTGAAGATTCTATGATTGGTATGGTTGCAGGAGAAGAGAAGGATATTAATGTGACTTTTCCTAAGGATTACCAAGCTGAGAATCTAGCTGGCAAGGATGCAATGTTTAAAATTAAGCTTCACAAGATTAAAGTTAAGGATAAAATTAAGATTGATGATAGCTTTGCTAAGAAAGTTTTAGCACATAAGGAAGATGCAACTCTTGAGGATCTAAAAAATCAGATTAAAAGCCAACTTGAATTAGAGGCAAAAACAAAGCTTTATAATGAAGAATTGAAAGAGAAATTGGTTAATAATTTATTAGATACTGTTAAATTTGATTTACCTGATTTAATTGTAGAACAAGAGATGGATATATTGTTTAGGAATTCTCTTGCTTCAATCCAACCAGAGGAACTAAAGGAATTGCAAGGTAGTGTAGATAAAGCACGAGAAAAAAGAGAGAGCTTTAGAAGTGATGCACAAAAGAGCGTTAAAATAACTTTTATTGTGGATACACTTGCAAAGAAAGAAAATATCGTAGTAAATGATAACGAGGTTCTTCAGACACTTTATTATGAAGCGATGATGATGGGACAAAATCCAAATGAAGTGGTGCAACATTATAAAGATAATAATCTTTTGCCTGCTATTAAAATGGCTATGATTGAAGATAGGGTATTGCATTATCTCTTGGATAGTAAAATAAGCAAAAAAGAGACATCAGAGGCAAAGGAAGCAGGAGCTTCTAAAGCAACTAAAGATAAAAAAGATGCCAAGAGCTCAACAAAGAAAAAGGAAAAATAG
- the yaaA gene encoding peroxide stress protein YaaA encodes MKILFSPSEEKKKYFENHQTDENLLREFLIPFEARKEFVSSYLDILQKGSDEEICNLFGVKSLQKYLDDLALCNQLLTAPRIEAIKLYNGVAYKALDFDSLKLSQQDYILQNVFIFSNLFGVVRALERLPFYKFNQAYHNSDLGIKKLYQMMKIALDAFFDSSEEILDLRAEVYIKAYKIKKPHYVVDFLRQNKKVSHYAKYYRGIFLRKLSEYEISSFDTIRGLSFDTLELKDIVEDEMITRLIYEIKD; translated from the coding sequence GTGAAAATACTTTTTAGTCCAAGTGAGGAAAAGAAAAAATATTTTGAAAATCATCAAACAGATGAGAATCTTTTGAGGGAATTTTTGATTCCATTTGAAGCAAGAAAAGAGTTTGTCTCTTCTTATTTAGACATATTGCAGAAAGGAAGTGATGAGGAAATATGTAACTTATTTGGTGTAAAAAGTTTGCAAAAATATTTAGATGATCTTGCACTTTGTAATCAATTATTAACAGCACCTAGAATAGAAGCCATTAAACTCTATAATGGAGTGGCATACAAGGCTTTAGACTTTGATTCTTTAAAGCTATCTCAACAAGATTATATTTTGCAAAATGTTTTTATTTTTAGTAATTTATTTGGTGTTGTAAGAGCCCTTGAGAGACTTCCTTTTTATAAATTCAATCAAGCATATCATAACTCCGACTTAGGGATTAAAAAATTATATCAGATGATGAAAATAGCACTAGATGCTTTTTTTGATTCTTCAGAAGAAATCTTGGATTTAAGAGCGGAGGTTTATATTAAGGCCTATAAGATCAAAAAACCTCATTATGTTGTAGATTTTCTTAGACAAAATAAAAAAGTAAGCCATTATGCAAAGTATTATCGTGGTATTTTTCTGAGGAAGCTATCAGAATATGAGATTTCATCTTTTGATACTATAAGGGGATTGTCTTTTGATACATTAGAATTAAAAGATATTGTTGAGGATGAGATGATTACAAGACTGATTTATGAGATCAAAGACTAA
- a CDS encoding DUF4149 domain-containing protein has protein sequence MNKEAFKLFLQTAYLWILGISMGSIIACGMFVAPVIFNAYSFLPDLGITQYDSGILMTQVFLKLNTLLNFTAIIILVYELLAFNLSKRTSFFPLGINIINVILIFLFSFYFTPKIIEAQKQGAAATATPEFATIHIQSEYTFKILLVMLTIGFFARVFLLAKSPVAKAKK, from the coding sequence TTGAATAAAGAAGCTTTTAAACTTTTTTTACAGACTGCTTATTTATGGATTTTAGGGATTAGTATGGGGTCAATTATAGCTTGTGGAATGTTTGTTGCCCCCGTGATTTTTAATGCCTATAGTTTTTTGCCAGATCTTGGAATCACACAATATGACTCTGGTATTTTAATGACACAGGTTTTTTTAAAACTCAATACCCTGCTAAATTTCACAGCAATCATCATCTTAGTTTATGAACTACTTGCTTTCAATCTTTCTAAAAGAACAAGCTTCTTTCCACTTGGTATCAATATAATCAATGTAATTTTAATTTTTCTCTTTAGTTTCTATTTCACCCCAAAAATCATAGAAGCACAAAAACAAGGTGCAGCAGCAACTGCCACTCCTGAATTTGCAACAATCCACATCCAAAGTGAATATACTTTTAAAATTCTTTTAGTAATGCTTACTATAGGGTTTTTTGCTAGGGTCTTTTTGCTTGCAAAATCTCCTGTAGCTAAGGCAAAAAAATGA
- a CDS encoding hybrid sensor histidine kinase/response regulator — translation MDEMQEIIEDFLVEAFELVEQLDQDLIELEHNPKDPDLLNRIFRVAHTIKGSSSFLGFNILTNLTHNMEDVLNKARKEELIITPSIMDVVLESIDLMKALLQSIRENKDDSNSGIDITECVKNLQDISNNTFEPKKESKKKKQVKKIVLEESKETKEENYSSMSDDEIEAEIQRLLNQRQAEDKAKRAQKKQNSIKQPDMIVEAKSPKNTKNAEEKHSIEQTVRVDVKRLDNLMNLIGELVLGKNRLLRIYSDAEQRYDGENFLEEFNQVVSSISTVTTDLQLAVMKTRMLPISKVFNKFPRMIRDLSRELDKNIELVISGEETELDKSIVEEIGDPLVHIIRNSCDHGIEDIETRKKLNKNETGTISLSAYNEGNHIVIKISDDGKGLDAQQLKQKALEKQLITPIEAENMGDKEAYSLIFKPGFSTASSITNISGRGVGMDVVKTNIEKLNGFIEIESEKGVGTTLKLKIPLTLAIIQALLVAIQEEYYAIPLSSVLETVRISHDEIYSVDGRSVLRLRNEVLSLVRLADIFDIQTTIDNSNEVYVVIVGLAEQKIGIIVDYLIGQEEIVIKSLGYYLKGTLGIAGATVRGDGKITLIVDVPAMVEMAKEVKINITEEHNTSQSKTKRQSNDYKILMIDDSITDRNIFKKFLSPLGITIIEATNGLEGIEILKNTDKNFDAVLVDIEMPKMDGYTFASEIRKYNRFRNLPIIALTSKREKTDRMRGIESGMTEYITKPCTQDYLINIIRRNINLNIGIDDE, via the coding sequence ATGGATGAAATGCAAGAAATAATAGAGGATTTTTTAGTTGAGGCTTTTGAGTTAGTAGAACAACTTGATCAAGATTTAATAGAATTAGAACATAATCCAAAAGATCCTGATCTGTTAAATCGTATTTTTAGAGTTGCTCATACCATAAAAGGCTCAAGCTCTTTTTTAGGTTTTAATATCCTTACAAATCTTACACACAATATGGAAGATGTTCTTAACAAGGCTAGAAAAGAAGAGCTTATAATCACTCCTAGCATTATGGATGTAGTATTAGAATCCATTGATCTGATGAAAGCTCTCTTGCAAAGTATCCGAGAAAATAAAGATGATTCAAACTCAGGCATTGATATCACAGAATGTGTTAAAAATCTTCAAGATATTTCAAATAATACTTTTGAGCCCAAAAAAGAATCTAAGAAAAAAAAGCAAGTTAAAAAAATAGTTTTGGAAGAATCAAAGGAAACAAAAGAAGAAAATTATAGTTCAATGAGTGATGATGAAATAGAAGCAGAAATACAAAGACTTTTAAATCAAAGACAGGCTGAAGATAAAGCAAAAAGAGCGCAGAAAAAACAAAATAGTATAAAACAACCCGATATGATTGTAGAGGCAAAATCTCCAAAAAACACAAAAAATGCCGAAGAGAAGCATTCCATTGAACAAACAGTTCGTGTAGATGTAAAGCGTCTTGATAACTTAATGAATCTTATTGGGGAGCTTGTTTTAGGTAAAAACAGGTTGCTACGCATTTATAGCGATGCAGAACAACGATATGATGGAGAAAACTTTTTAGAAGAATTTAATCAGGTTGTCTCTTCTATTTCTACTGTCACTACGGATTTACAATTAGCAGTGATGAAGACAAGGATGTTGCCAATTAGCAAGGTATTTAATAAATTTCCTAGAATGATTAGAGATCTCTCTAGAGAATTAGATAAAAATATTGAGCTTGTAATTAGCGGGGAAGAAACAGAGTTAGATAAATCTATTGTGGAGGAAATAGGAGATCCTCTTGTGCATATTATTAGAAATTCCTGTGATCATGGGATTGAAGACATTGAAACAAGAAAAAAACTTAATAAAAATGAAACAGGAACTATCAGTCTTAGTGCTTATAATGAGGGTAATCATATTGTTATTAAAATTAGCGATGATGGAAAAGGACTTGATGCACAACAACTCAAACAAAAAGCATTAGAAAAACAACTTATTACGCCTATTGAAGCCGAAAATATGGGAGATAAAGAAGCGTATTCTCTTATCTTTAAGCCTGGTTTTTCAACAGCTAGTTCTATTACCAATATTTCTGGTCGTGGTGTAGGAATGGATGTTGTTAAAACAAACATTGAAAAGTTAAATGGATTTATTGAGATAGAATCTGAAAAAGGAGTAGGAACTACTCTTAAATTAAAAATACCCCTAACTCTTGCAATTATACAAGCTCTACTTGTTGCAATTCAAGAGGAGTACTATGCAATCCCCCTTTCTTCGGTACTAGAAACTGTAAGAATTAGTCATGATGAAATTTATAGTGTAGATGGAAGAAGCGTTTTAAGACTGCGTAATGAGGTTTTATCTTTGGTGCGTCTTGCTGACATCTTTGATATCCAAACTACAATTGATAATTCTAATGAAGTTTATGTTGTCATTGTGGGCTTAGCAGAACAAAAAATTGGAATTATTGTAGATTACCTTATTGGGCAAGAAGAGATTGTGATTAAATCTCTTGGATATTATCTTAAGGGAACCTTAGGTATTGCTGGTGCCACTGTTAGGGGTGATGGAAAAATAACTTTGATTGTTGATGTTCCTGCAATGGTCGAAATGGCAAAAGAGGTTAAAATCAATATTACAGAAGAACACAATACAAGTCAATCAAAGACAAAAAGACAATCAAATGATTATAAGATTTTGATGATTGATGATAGCATTACTGATAGAAATATTTTCAAAAAGTTCCTAAGTCCTTTGGGCATTACAATTATTGAGGCAACCAATGGATTAGAAGGGATTGAGATCTTAAAAAATACTGACAAAAATTTTGATGCTGTTCTTGTGGATATTGAGATGCCAAAAATGGATGGATATACTTTTGCATCAGAGATTAGAAAATACAATCGCTTTAGAAATCTTCCCATAATAGCCCTTACAAGCAAAAGAGAAAAGACAGATAGAATGAGGGGTATAGAATCTGGTATGACTGAATATATCACAAAACCCTGCACTCAAGATTATCTCATCAATATAATCAGAAGAAACATTAATCTTAATATAGGAATTGATGATGAATAA
- the argC gene encoding N-acetyl-gamma-glutamyl-phosphate reductase has translation MSKVNVGIVGISGYTGYELFKILRNHPKFNIAYLANSSGKNTLDEIHPSLFQVASCLIQKADATEVAKNTQLVFLALPHQESMQFCKELFEQNPNIKVVDLSADYRLTQENYEANYCPHLDSKNLKHSVYGLVEYQREKIKQAKLIANPGCYPTATLLGLLPFLPYIQSSVFIDAKSGVSGAGKKLSSNTHYPFINENIFAYNPLKHRHQIEISEKCETLGKIKTKINFIPYLTPITTGMVVSIFASLKGSIEPLKILEQHYKNENFIRIRKEPVNALNTKGTNFCDIFAQCNGKDLFINTSIDNLMRGASSQAVVNANLMFGFEETLGIPTIG, from the coding sequence ATGAGCAAAGTTAATGTTGGTATTGTAGGGATTAGTGGATACACTGGTTATGAATTATTTAAGATTTTAAGAAATCATCCAAAATTTAATATTGCCTACCTTGCAAACTCAAGTGGAAAAAATACTCTAGATGAGATCCATCCAAGTTTATTTCAGGTGGCAAGCTGTCTGATACAAAAGGCTGATGCTACAGAAGTTGCTAAAAATACCCAACTTGTTTTTTTAGCACTGCCCCATCAAGAATCTATGCAATTTTGCAAAGAACTTTTTGAACAAAATCCAAATATTAAAGTAGTGGATCTATCTGCAGATTATCGCTTAACTCAAGAAAATTATGAGGCAAATTATTGTCCTCACTTAGATTCTAAAAACCTAAAACACTCAGTTTATGGTCTCGTAGAATATCAAAGAGAAAAAATAAAACAAGCTAAATTAATAGCCAATCCTGGATGCTATCCTACTGCTACCCTGCTTGGTCTTTTGCCCTTTTTACCTTATATCCAATCAAGTGTTTTTATTGATGCAAAAAGCGGGGTGAGTGGTGCTGGAAAAAAATTAAGCTCTAATACCCACTACCCCTTTATTAATGAAAATATTTTTGCCTACAACCCATTAAAACATCGCCATCAGATTGAAATTTCTGAAAAATGTGAGACTCTGGGAAAAATAAAAACAAAGATCAATTTTATCCCCTATCTTACTCCAATCACAACAGGTATGGTTGTGAGTATTTTTGCTTCACTCAAAGGATCTATTGAACCTTTAAAAATTTTAGAACAACACTACAAAAATGAAAATTTTATCCGTATCCGTAAAGAACCTGTGAATGCTCTCAATACCAAGGGGACAAATTTTTGTGATATTTTTGCTCAATGTAATGGTAAGGATTTATTTATCAATACAAGCATTGATAATTTAATGAGGGGTGCAAGCTCTCAAGCTGTTGTAAATGCAAATTTGATGTTTGGTTTTGAAGAAACTTTAGGGATTCCAACTATAGGGTAG
- a CDS encoding chemotaxis protein CheW, with the protein MNKEMLKEIFDQQKQNYSKIKKEDIEEVTQVIGFIVGNEEFAVPILNVLEIVKPIDFTRVPKTPDYVLGVFNLRGNVFPLIDLRRKFGLPPIKHTKDTCYLVIKHEDKIAGFVIDRLTEALRLKQSQIDPIPETINEKADLIFGVGKQDDKLITILKIENLLKKTF; encoded by the coding sequence ATGAATAAAGAAATGTTAAAAGAAATTTTTGATCAACAAAAGCAAAACTATTCTAAAATTAAAAAAGAAGATATCGAAGAAGTGACACAGGTCATAGGTTTTATTGTGGGTAATGAAGAATTTGCTGTTCCAATTTTAAATGTCCTTGAAATTGTTAAGCCTATTGATTTTACAAGAGTTCCAAAAACTCCTGATTATGTTTTGGGAGTTTTTAATCTTAGAGGAAATGTTTTTCCACTTATTGATTTAAGACGAAAGTTTGGCCTCCCTCCTATAAAACACACAAAAGACACTTGCTATCTTGTAATAAAACACGAAGATAAAATTGCAGGCTTTGTAATTGATAGACTTACAGAAGCCTTGAGGTTAAAACAAAGCCAAATTGATCCTATACCTGAAACCATAAATGAAAAGGCTGATCTTATTTTTGGTGTTGGCAAACAAGATGATAAATTAATCACAATTTTAAAGATTGAAAATTTATTAAAAAAGACTTTTTAG
- the clpP gene encoding ATP-dependent Clp endopeptidase proteolytic subunit ClpP, translated as MNYIPYVIEKTGRGERSYDIYSRLLKDRIILLSGEINDTVASSVVAQLLFLEAEDAEKDIYLYINSPGGVITSAFSIFDTMNYIRPDVATICIGQAASAGAFLLSSGAKNKRYSLPHSRIMIHQPLGGAQGQATDIEIQANEILRLKKILNEIMAKNTSQSVKKIMQDTERDFFMSAQEALQYGLIDKILQKSLK; from the coding sequence ATGAATTATATTCCTTATGTGATTGAAAAGACAGGTAGAGGTGAGAGAAGCTATGATATTTATTCTCGGCTTTTAAAGGATAGAATTATTCTATTAAGTGGAGAAATTAATGACACTGTTGCTTCTTCGGTTGTAGCTCAGCTTTTATTTTTAGAAGCTGAGGATGCGGAAAAGGATATTTATCTATATATTAATTCTCCTGGAGGGGTGATTACTAGCGCATTTAGCATTTTTGACACGATGAATTATATTCGCCCAGATGTTGCTACTATATGTATCGGACAGGCTGCTTCTGCAGGAGCCTTCTTATTAAGCTCAGGTGCCAAAAATAAACGCTACTCTCTTCCTCATTCTCGCATAATGATTCACCAGCCTTTAGGTGGGGCACAAGGGCAGGCAACTGATATTGAGATTCAAGCAAATGAGATCTTAAGACTAAAAAAAATCTTAAATGAGATTATGGCCAAAAATACAAGCCAGAGTGTCAAAAAAATTATGCAAGATACAGAGAGAGATTTTTTCATGAGTGCGCAGGAAGCACTGCAATATGGCTTAATTGATAAGATTTTACAAAAGAGTCTAAAATAG
- a CDS encoding UDP-2,3-diacylglucosamine diphosphatase, with the protein MQNQIIKEGALFIADAHFLDSDKKAFDFFDSLIQSPPVQVFFMGDIFHFLIGHIPTSLKEHLPLLQKINQLSQKTEVFYFEGNHDFAIPFSIFPKVKIYTRKLQPALFYFEDKKILLAHGDLFISFLYSFYISSMNTPLILALLKIIDKISFGFIYRIAKKMVIKKQISFLKNTNNFIQKRLQAYNNFSKQKHLDFDAVIEGHFHTTLKQYNYLAIPSFYCHKKTLWITKKTFCSLN; encoded by the coding sequence ATGCAAAATCAAATTATAAAAGAAGGTGCGCTTTTTATTGCAGATGCCCACTTTTTAGACAGTGATAAAAAGGCTTTTGATTTTTTTGATAGTTTGATACAAAGTCCACCTGTCCAAGTATTTTTTATGGGAGATATTTTTCACTTTCTGATTGGCCATATTCCTACTAGCTTGAAAGAACATCTCCCTTTGTTGCAAAAAATCAATCAACTAAGCCAAAAGACTGAAGTATTTTATTTTGAAGGCAACCATGACTTTGCAATTCCCTTTTCCATCTTCCCTAAAGTAAAAATCTATACAAGAAAGCTACAACCTGCACTCTTTTATTTTGAAGATAAAAAGATACTTTTAGCGCATGGGGATCTTTTTATCTCTTTTTTATACTCCTTTTATATTAGTTCTATGAATACTCCCTTGATCCTAGCATTACTGAAAATTATTGACAAAATAAGCTTTGGTTTTATCTACCGCATAGCTAAAAAAATGGTAATAAAAAAGCAAATTTCGTTTTTGAAAAATACAAATAACTTCATCCAAAAGAGATTGCAGGCATACAACAACTTCTCAAAGCAAAAACACCTAGATTTTGATGCAGTAATTGAAGGACATTTTCATACAACCCTAAAACAATATAATTATCTTGCAATTCCCTCATTTTACTGCCATAAAAAAACCTTGTGGATTACTAAAAAAACTTTTTGTAGTTTAAATTAA